The Martelella endophytica genome contains the following window.
AAGCCGTTCGCAGCACGGCTCGATCTCTTCCACATCACCTATCATCACCCGCTTGCAGATGCCGCGGCGATCGTCGAATGGGTGAAGGGGACCGGGCTGCGGCCCTATCTCGCCCGCATCCCCGCCGAGGCTGAGGGCGATTTTCTCGCCGCCTATACCGAGCGGATCGCGAAGAGCTATCCCGCTATGGAAGACGGCCGGGTGCTGCTGAAATTCCCGCGCCTTTTCCTCGTCGCCACAAAAGCGTGAACGCCCGCCATCGGAAACGACAAGGTTTGGCCGCTTTTCCGGCCGACGTTTGGCGTTCTGATATCCGCGCCTTATCGGGCAAGCGGAACAATGCGGAGAATGTGATGAAAAGACATCTCGTAGCGGCAGCAGCCTGCCTGTTTCTTGCAGCAAGCCCGGTGCTTGCCGCGCCCTTCATTCACGATCAAAGCGCCGTTCCCCATCCGGGAAAGACGGAAAAGGCGCCCGTGGGAAGCACCTTCACCATCGACACTTATGGCAAGTTCGGTGTGCAGTATGCCAACGTGTTCAAGGTCCAGCCGGACAGATCGTCCAAGCTTGTCTACCAGTACGTGACGGCCAGCCAGCCGACGAATGACTGACAGGCACCGAAACGCATTCGCGCCGCACCCGGACTTGTCCGGATACGGCGCGCTCAACAATCGAAATCAATCGGCGAGCGATACCGGAACCTCGTAGTTGACCCGCAGTGCATGGCTGTAGGGGCAGACGATATGGGCGGCGTGCGCCAGTTCCTCGCCCTCGGCGCGATCGATCCCCGGAATGGAAACCGTCAGTTCGGCCTCGATACCGAAGCCGCCGCCATCGTCACGCGGACCGACACTGACCGTGGCGGAAACCGTGGTGCCTTCGGGAAGCTTGACCTTCTTGGAGGCCGCGACGTTGTGAAGCGCGGAATTGAAGCAGGCAGCATAGCCGGCGGCGAAAAACTGCTCGGGATTGTTACCCTTTCCGGAACCGCCCATCTCCTTCGGCAGTGCCATGCTTGCTTCGAACAGGCCGTCTTCGGTGCTGACTGTGCCTTCGCGACCGCCCTTGGAGGTGGCCTTGGTGGTGTAGAGCTTCTTGATCATATCAATTCTCCTTTGCCGACGTGGTGTTTGAACGACGCGCGGAACCGAAAAGAGTTCCTTCGCTTGAACTGCACAAATTATATAGGACACTGTTTAATTGTGCGCAATATAATTTGGCAAATTTTATCGTAGGCTCTATATTGGCGGCATGAACGCTTACGAAACCGAAGCGCCCGAGCCGCTTCTCAACATCGACCACCAGCTCTGCTTTGCCGTCTATTCGGCCGAGCACGCCTTTGCGCGCGCCTATAAGCCGCTGCTGGCGGAGCTTGGCATAACCTATCCGCAATACCTGGTGATGATGATACTCTGGGAGGGCAAGCCGCTGACCGTCAACGAGATCGGCATGCGCGTCGGTCTTGATTCGGGGACGCTGTCTCCCCTGCTGAAGCGGCTGGAAGCGGCAGGCTATGTTCAGCGCAAACGCGCGGAAGAAGACGAGCGGCGCGTAACCGTCGCCCTGACGGCGAAGGGGAACGCGGCCAAGAAGAACGCCCGCGAGGTCGCCCGCTCGATCGCGGTCAAGACCGGCTGCAGCCTGGAGGAAGCCCGCACCCTGCTCGCCGAACTGAATGCCCTGCGCCGGCGCCTCTCCGCCGCTGTCGAAGAGGATTAGTGCGGAAGCACGGCCTTGACGGCGCCGACTTCGGTTCCGTTCCAGTTGATGAGCGTTCTATTCGCCATCGCTTCAAGCGCCGCCGTCACTTCAGCATCATCCGCGAAATAGCGCATCAGCACCGCCGCGATCATCGCCTCGGCGGCGCGGGTGGCGCCATCCTCGCATTTGAGCGCGATGCCGAGGCCGTGCTCCGGCAGCGCCGCGCAGAAAACGCCTTCGGCGCCGGTCTTGGCGAAGATGCGCCCAGGTGCGGCCTGCATCAGCTCGGTGCAGGCCCGGTCCGTGCCCGCCACGTAGAAGGGCTCGGCCATGCATGCGGTAAGGATGCGCTTGCCGGCGGCCGCCCGACCTTCCGACAGGCCGGTACCCGTCACCAGTTTGGCAAAACCCTGCGCCAGCGCCTTCACCGGCACGGCATAGGTCGGTATGGCGCAGCCATCGATACCGGCCACGTCCTCGCCGATATGGGCGCCGGTGACATCGGCCATCGCCACGCGGATTTCCCGCTGCAGCGGGTGCTCGTAACCGGTATAGCCCTTGGGGTCGACGCCGAGATGGCAGCAGGCGCAGATGAACCCGGCATGCTTGCCGGAGCAATTGTTGCAGAGCGCATCCGGCGCCTTCCGGGTGCGCGCCTGATGGATCAGGACATTCTGCTGGCCGGACCAGTGCGCGCCGCATTCGAGGTCGGCGACGCTTCGGCCGACCTTGGCGAGCATGCTGCCGGCGAGCGCAATATGCTCGTCCTCGCCCGAATGCGAGGAGGCCGAGAGCGCGATCTCGCGGTCGGTGAAGCCGAGCGCGTCGGCCGCCCCGCTTTCGACAAGCGGCAGCGCCTGGATGGCCTTGCAGGCCGACCGTGGAAAGATCGCCGCATCGATATCGCCGGCAGCGTAGGCCACATGACCGTGGGCGTCGAGCACGGCGATCATGCCATGATGGCGGCTTTCCACCCGACCACCGCGCGTTACTTCCACAAGAACCGGATTCGCCATCACAAAACCTCCCGCAGTGCCGCTTCAGGCGGCATCACTACACCCGAATTGCCTCTATTTTTTGACGGAATTCAAGAGTGAAACTCACTCGAAGCTCAGCACGATCTTGCCGATATGGCTGCCGTCTTCCATCAGCCGATGGGCAGCGACGACGTCTTCGAATGCAAAGACCCGCTCGATCACCGGCTTGATGGCGCCTTTGGCCAGCAGCGGCCAGACCTGCTCCCTGAGTTCGTCGCGGATCTGGCGTTTCTCGACCTCGGTGCGCGGCCGCATCGTCGAGCCGGTCACCGTCAGGCGTTTGGCCATGATCGGCCCGAGATTGACGCTGTCGGCCTTCGGTCCGCTGAGGAAGGCGATGATCGACAGACACCCGTCTTTCGCCAGTGCCGAAAGATTGCGCTGGAAATAGGCGCCGCCGACCATGTCGAGAATCACGTCGACACCCCTGCCGTCGGTCAGGCTCTTCACCACCTCGACGAAATCCTGTTCCCGGTAGTTGATTGCCGCGGAAGCCCCGAGCGCGACACAGGCCTCGCACTTGGCTTCCGAACCGGCGGTGACGAACACGGTTGCGCCAAAGGCGCGGGCAAGCTGGATGGCGGTGGTGCCGATGCCGCTTGAGCCGCCGTGAATGAGCACGCTCTCGCCCTCGGTCAGTCCTGCCATCTGGAACAGATTGGCCCAGACCGTGAAGAAGGTTTCGGGCATGGCGGCCGCCGTCACGTCATCCATGCCATCGGGAACGGGGAGCGCCTGGCCCGCCGGCAGCAGGCAGTATTCGGCATAGCCACCGCCGTTCGCGAGACCGCAGACGCGATCGCCAGGGGCAAACTCGGTCACCGCCGCGCCTGTCTCGACGACGGTTCCGGCAACCTCGAGGCCCATGACCTGACTGGCGCCGGGCGGCGGCGGATACTGGCCCTGCCGCTGTGCCACATCCGGCCTATTGATGCCGGCGGCTGCGACCTTGACGAGGATCTCGCCGGGACCGGGGCGCGGCCTCGGGCCGGTCGCCATCTGCATCACGTCTGGGCCGCCGAAACCACTGATGGTTATGTAGCGCATGGAACCGTCTGAAGACATGTTTCGCTTCCTTCGGACCGCAGTCTGTCTGAATGGCAAGACCCGGCGCAGGCTGCGCCGGGTCTTCTAGTTTCGGTTTTTAAGCGCGCGGCTTCAGCGCCAGTGCGAACACCACCAGCGAAATCCCGTAAACGAGGAAGTCGGCCGCAACGAACAGGCCGAGCAGCCACAGGCTGTTCTGCGGGAAGTTCGAGGCGATGAGCACGGCAGCAAGCACGAGCACCAGGCCGGAGAAGATCATCCAGCCCCAGCCCTTTACCGGACGCATGGTCATGCCGAGATAGATCCGGAAACCGCCGGCAACCGCCAGCGACACCCCGATGAAGATGGTGAAGAGGCTGGAACCGAGCAGCGGGTTTCTAAGCAGCAGGATGCCCGCGATCACATAGAGCAGGCCGCTCAGCACCCAGAACACCACGTGCCCTGTCGAACGCCGGTAGAAGAGCTGCGAAAGATGCACAACACCCGCGACGATCAGCATGATCGCGCAGAAAAACACCGATGCGAATGTCGCCACGGCAAGATTGCCGAGCAGTGCGAGACTGAACACGATCAGCAGGATGCCGAAAGCCAGCACCCAGCCCCAGCGCCCCCTGACGCGCTCCACTTCCGGAAGCCGATCGCCGAGATATGTCATTTAAGTAGCCCTTCCCTCTGTCAAAATCGAAGAGACGATAGTGAGGAAGGGAGGGGTTAGCAACCGTTCTCTAACCAGCGCTTTGTCGCACGTGGTCAGTGGGCGACGTTGCGGACCGAAGGGCGCAGATAGATCAGCCAGTAGACGAGGCCGACGAAGGCGCCGCCGAGGATATTGCCGATGGTGACCGGCAGAAGGTTGTGCGCCAGGAAATTCGCCCAGGTGAGATCGGCAAAATCGGCCGCCCGCGCACCGGCCATCGTCCAGAACTCCTGCCCGGCGCCATTCTTGGTCAGGATAGCCATCGGGATCTGGAACATGTTGGCGACGCAGTGCTCGAAGCCCGAGGCGACGAACATGGCGACCGGAAGCACCACCGCCAGCAGCTTGTCGGTGAGCGAGCGTCCGGCATAGCTCATCCACACGCCGAGGCAAACGAGAATGTTGCACATCGCGCCAAGCGCGATCGCTTCGGCAAAGCCATGATGCAGCTTGTGCTGGGCGATCTGCATGTAATTGATTCCCAGCTGTCCGCCATCGCCGTCGTAGTGACGCGCGATCTGCATCACGATGACAAGCCCGATGGCGCCCACAAAGTTGCCGGCATAGACGATCAGCCAGTTCTTGGCGAAGGCGCCCCAGCCGACCTTGCCGCTCGCCTTGGCGACGATCGTCAGCACGGTCGAGGTGAAGAGATCGGCGCCGCAGACGACCACAAGCATCAGCCCGAGGCTGAAGGCGAGGCCACCGATGAACTTGTTCGCGCCCCAGCCCATGTCGCCGTTGCCGGTCGTCACGACCGTGTAAAAGATGAAGGCTATGCCGATATAGGCGCCGGCCGTGACCGCCGAGAGAAACAGCGAAAGCGGATCTTTCCTGATCTTGGCGAGGCCCGCCGCTTCTGCTTTCTCGGCCATGGTTTGCGGAGGAAAGGCATCGAAATTCAGGTGTTGCATGGTTTCCGTGGCTCT
Protein-coding sequences here:
- a CDS encoding organic hydroperoxide resistance protein, coding for MKKLYTTKATSKGGREGTVSTEDGLFEASMALPKEMGGSGKGNNPEQFFAAGYAACFNSALHNVAASKKVKLPEGTTVSATVSVGPRDDGGGFGIEAELTVSIPGIDRAEGEELAHAAHIVCPYSHALRVNYEVPVSLAD
- a CDS encoding MarR family winged helix-turn-helix transcriptional regulator — encoded protein: MNAYETEAPEPLLNIDHQLCFAVYSAEHAFARAYKPLLAELGITYPQYLVMMILWEGKPLTVNEIGMRVGLDSGTLSPLLKRLEAAGYVQRKRAEEDERRVTVALTAKGNAAKKNAREVARSIAVKTGCSLEEARTLLAELNALRRRLSAAVEED
- a CDS encoding asparaginase, translated to MANPVLVEVTRGGRVESRHHGMIAVLDAHGHVAYAAGDIDAAIFPRSACKAIQALPLVESGAADALGFTDREIALSASSHSGEDEHIALAGSMLAKVGRSVADLECGAHWSGQQNVLIHQARTRKAPDALCNNCSGKHAGFICACCHLGVDPKGYTGYEHPLQREIRVAMADVTGAHIGEDVAGIDGCAIPTYAVPVKALAQGFAKLVTGTGLSEGRAAAGKRILTACMAEPFYVAGTDRACTELMQAAPGRIFAKTGAEGVFCAALPEHGLGIALKCEDGATRAAEAMIAAVLMRYFADDAEVTAALEAMANRTLINWNGTEVGAVKAVLPH
- a CDS encoding NAD(P)H-quinone oxidoreductase, with the translated sequence MSSDGSMRYITISGFGGPDVMQMATGPRPRPGPGEILVKVAAAGINRPDVAQRQGQYPPPPGASQVMGLEVAGTVVETGAAVTEFAPGDRVCGLANGGGYAEYCLLPAGQALPVPDGMDDVTAAAMPETFFTVWANLFQMAGLTEGESVLIHGGSSGIGTTAIQLARAFGATVFVTAGSEAKCEACVALGASAAINYREQDFVEVVKSLTDGRGVDVILDMVGGAYFQRNLSALAKDGCLSIIAFLSGPKADSVNLGPIMAKRLTVTGSTMRPRTEVEKRQIRDELREQVWPLLAKGAIKPVIERVFAFEDVVAAHRLMEDGSHIGKIVLSFE
- a CDS encoding HdeD family acid-resistance protein codes for the protein MTYLGDRLPEVERVRGRWGWVLAFGILLIVFSLALLGNLAVATFASVFFCAIMLIVAGVVHLSQLFYRRSTGHVVFWVLSGLLYVIAGILLLRNPLLGSSLFTIFIGVSLAVAGGFRIYLGMTMRPVKGWGWMIFSGLVLVLAAVLIASNFPQNSLWLLGLFVAADFLVYGISLVVFALALKPRA
- the focA gene encoding formate transporter FocA, which produces MQHLNFDAFPPQTMAEKAEAAGLAKIRKDPLSLFLSAVTAGAYIGIAFIFYTVVTTGNGDMGWGANKFIGGLAFSLGLMLVVVCGADLFTSTVLTIVAKASGKVGWGAFAKNWLIVYAGNFVGAIGLVIVMQIARHYDGDGGQLGINYMQIAQHKLHHGFAEAIALGAMCNILVCLGVWMSYAGRSLTDKLLAVVLPVAMFVASGFEHCVANMFQIPMAILTKNGAGQEFWTMAGARAADFADLTWANFLAHNLLPVTIGNILGGAFVGLVYWLIYLRPSVRNVAH